From the Papaver somniferum cultivar HN1 chromosome 2, ASM357369v1, whole genome shotgun sequence genome, the window aaggtaccctaggacttttaataaatgcgagattaaaatatcaattctagtcattgatgaaaatacatttttgtgaatgatactatcccgtgaccaatatcttttccttattgattattccaactatttgctttgctttgctttactttattatatttgctaaaacaaaaatccccattggttatcttagaaactgaaaattacataacaacaaaagcctctctgtggatatGAACTCATTCATACCACTTACTGtattattgtagttaagtaagaaagtgaaattatatttgacagTTGACAACCGATCATTTgcatgttctgataccaattgaaatgacgagggtaccatcTTATCATGATTCCATCATAATATTTTTGGTATCAACCTATTCAAGATACACCTTGTGCAGACAATATCTATTAAGAAGATACACAAGATACACACTTTGTATATAGTCATAACCCGAAAATGAACCAACTATGGGATCAACCCAAGTATTTGATTAGCGTACTGGTGATTTACTTTATGATGAAAACAAATCAATATAAAATCCGGAAGAAAAGTAAATCACCAACatacaatattttgttaatgaagaaaccacaaatgcataaaaatcccgggacatatcccagttttgagtactctcaaaattaagccgatgtacaaagactactaccaacttcgtaaAGTTGATGAAAGTAACTCAAGATGCAAGACTGTTTTTGATATTGTCATAACTATCAATATCGCAGGtggttctgttaataaaaacTAATTTTTCCGAATGGCACAGACTGACTAGCAGAGACAATACTGTTGTATCTATTGCTCCCATTATTAGACAATGAAATTATCCTTCAGTTGATTTCATTAAAATAAACTTTGATGCGTCATTCAAAGAACTCACAAAGGATGTTGGGGTGGGATTAATAATGAGAAATTTTTCAGGTAATTATGATGGAGCTAGATGCTGGCACACAAGAGCTCTAGATCCAGAAGAAGCTGGAACTAAGGATCTCATGGAGGAAGTACGATGGACAAAGAAGGAAGGGCATTAGGAAGTTGCATCTTGAGGGGGACTGTTCGAATGTGATAAGAGCTTTAAATGGTAGTTTGAGTTCACTAAAATGGACTACTAAAAACATTATTTTGGATTGTTTTTAAGTTTATAGTTTCTTTTGAATATTTGGATTTGCACTTACATGCACCGTGATATTAATCACATAGCAGATTCTCTGGCAAAATATGCAAGAAATCTTACTAATGTGGAAGAGTGGTTGAGACTTTCCATCATGGATAACAAGAAATCTTACTAATGAGGAAGAGTGGTTGAGACTTTCCTTCCTGGATAACTCTGTGTCTCCAGAAAGTTACGAGAATGTAACCATTTTTTTTGCAATAAATTTTTTatctttcttattaaaaaaacacGAACATGAAGACAAACCATACTatatccgtttcagaaaaaacaaTATTCTTACCTTTTCCTGATATTTACGGGTTTTTTTTTCCCTAATGAAATAGGCCAAATTGGAAAAGTCAAAATAATACTTAGAAGAAACTGGAGGGAGTAGTTTCTTTTCCCTGATCTTGAAAGCCAAAACCGATTGATGGCACAGGAATTACAGTGGATGCTCAAGGAATCTCAAGCAATCGAGAGGCGGACGCTAGCCCAGCTGCACAAGAGTCGGAAGAAAGTGCAGCATTCGAGCGTTAGGATTTGCTGTTTCCGAAAATTTTCGTTTCGCCGGAGATTCAAAACGAACGTGTGAGTACTTCCTGAAtaaaagttatcttatgttgaataAGTTATGACTATAGTCATTATTGTACGTAAAACCTCCTCGGTGACAAGTTGTTGCAGCCAACATCCTCGATGTGCAACGAGGAAATTCGACTGTTCGCAAACATCCTAGGGTATGGCCCCTGCTGTGATGGAAGTTACtgatgttggaaaacgattaataaaaaaatatttttttaaagttttaataaaaaattataatttattgttttattttgtgaatgaaactttttagtcccacatcgtggagtttctaatttttagtagttttaagaaactatataaaccttttagtcccacatcgaggagtttttcttcttaagttgtatttgtcaattatataaaaaaattcactatttttgtaaaatctatgggaaaggggttgatctatattttagagggacccctaagggaaaatattatatagcgtttcttaagaattcacgattttccttaacggttttttcggagttgccaagctcaagttgagcatctactacatatgctagtagtaggtgtagtagggtgttttatcctggagatatccgtcctgtgagggctataacatcactcttgagtgtagccgagcgctaatgtcttaagggaaacgtgttgaacacgtgactcactccgtttttccaaagttttgccttgttgctgttgtggagatatgagaagctcattagtttcatcaaatcgatcactaccattataaaggagctaagtatcaataactttttcttatttgatttttccttattttttattattgcatccaacaatcttaagacattatgatttgtaataatcgaaaatggttggttggtttgtgaatcatggatgttaattgtggagtgaaaaacaaaaataattttttggtcagctgtagagtttcgagattaTATCTTAACcaagaaggaatttcgatgaacccttttgacacaacgtagtagacatcctgatagttacccacgtaaaatttcagaaattttgtagttgtaaaagtattttttttgatattttacaaaactgagaaacgttcctgaaaaattctgatgggcagaattttgttgttaactaaagtagtttttatggggtaaccatgagatttttgatatggtggttcaaacgaagtttataaatctagatattatcttcaaaactcatattttatctgaactaaggtttgtgagatatggtgtattaggtgattgggaaattaccgtgtccgcggtcagagtataaacgaagtttgtgacatgaaattgaaaaggaacatggctaccaggcgcatgtggatgaacataagtcttccaaagctgacaaagtcaagaacatcaaacacaactctaagcatagtctttataataaaggtatgtttcgtaaaactgaattcggcattactttaattaagggtgattgttatgtttgtaaaattcctggccatacggcagtaaagtgtagacaacataaaaaccttaattagtaGAAAGTTAAttctaatttagttgaaaaattTAGAATTACGTttcttgacatgatgtcggaagtattttaataaccaatatgagagactggtgggtggactctggagccattAAGTATGTTTGTTAAAacaaagacctgttcacctcttatcagaggataagggatgtcgagagaaactctatatgagtaactcatctgcgacagaggttgcataaaagggaaaggtcgagcataagctcatatctgttattctcacactgaatgaagttttcatgttccgagcatatgaataAATTTGTATCTTGttccttgaagatggtaaaagattgaagatcttaaatgtggaaaacttgttataactaagggtattgattttttaggcaacaattataggacttagggtatataagtttaaaggaaaattgatgaagtgaaacatagttgattcttgtgctttcgtgtgtttttgaatgttttgcatggtagacttggaaccgtaaaattataagtcaatgcataaactgcctagcatagacttcgtacccaaatttagtttggatcttgaacacaaagtGAAATGAATTTgcaataaaatcttttagcaaaaTGTTCTAGTattctaatcccttagaattaattcagttaggcctagttgaatgagttcaacccaaaaccactatggtaaaagatggtttataactccgtagatgattgtacgaggtattcttatatacttgcttagggataaggattgATGCCTagagccttaagatgtataacttgaagttgaaaaccaattagaagccttgaaatAATAATTGTATCTTCAGGAGATAATAATTGCCATGTGATTAGTTCAGGATTTCTGCGGTCTTGTggaggaggcagtcctcttaactagtatatatCCTATATAGTACcctaaggatcagatgaaactccatatgatttatggaaaggtagatgaccttcttatgaatatgtcaaagtgtgggggtgtttgactaagattgtcattcctcttcctaaagaactagatagaaaccaaaaatgtgattgtgtcttcatataaggtatgctgagtatacttctacatatagatttttggttgtgtgttctgatttttcatactttggtgtgatttttctgactttgttgtgaatactattacataatctagggatgctgagttctttgaacatgtttattcttaaacctgtacctcattagagatgtgttgttgatcccctagatttattttcaaatagtcagaacttatcttaaaggaagatgaagttaaggttgagcctaagagaagtaaaacaattagacttgagacttcttatgaagccgacttcataacatgcctacgCAGTCTAAGcccggacttgtaaagaagccttgatatctactgaaaccccattctggtaagaagcttcatttagtgaaatggactcagtccgtcggaacctgacttgggaggtttatagtttacctccagagagtaagaccatgagatgtaaatgagtctttaagaggaaacattaggtatatggaactgtagaaaaatattaggctaagttggtagctaaaggctataaactaaaagaaggtgtatatttccttgattcttattcacatgtgacgagatttacttacgttgagatgctaattgttattgctgtcataaacaaattagagatacatcagatggatgttaagacagcttttctaaaatcgtgaattagataaagaaatttacatagaccaacctgaggactttgtagtgaaaggttatgatgacaaagtttgtaagttgaacaaaattttgtatggtttataaaataagcacgtaaacagtgacatggaaaatttgatcatgtgataatgtgtagtggatttaagttaatgaatctgacaagtatatttacaagtaacttgttaaggatgcctgtgtgattgtatgcttgtatgttgatgatatgcttatacttgatacaaacatagatgtgattaattccactaaaaacatgcgctgaatgagaacgttgacttgaaagacttaggccctgttgatgcaatcttagggatgaggattagaaaataatctaacatatgtcgTCTTTGTCATTCTcatattttgaatttgtgcttaagagatacaatcagtgtgattttaagcatgcttgtactccgtacgattattcatgtagactcaagaaaaaagggtaacggagtatcttaacttgaatactcaagagttataggatgtctgatgaatttaatgaactgtaagagtccaaacattgcctatattgtgagtaagttaagtagatataattatagtccagagcaatagcattcagatgcactgagtagagtattatggtacctaaaatactctattaccttttatttgatttatcaaaggtatcttgctgtccttgagggactttgtgatgtaaactggatagttgactcagaggagtctaagtctacgagtggatatgtttcactctagcatcagggtttgtttttggaagatttacaaacaaacatatattgctcaattcattatggaatctgagagtattgagttacataaagcacgagagggggccgagttcctaagatgttttttagaagacattcctctctggcataggcctgtgccagctatatctatacattgtgttagccaagatataatagctaaagctgaaaataactaatctcaatcggcgttatttccattgattggataaagtccaaggagaatatcgcgcaatctttgacgaaaggtttatcccaagagatagttagaaatgcatcgagggggaaggggcttaagctcataaattaaaattgccatgaaggatactcaaccttgctgaatggagatcccaagatcaaggtttcgaatgagacaactaatttgtggtggataaaggtaaacactatcagagaattttattctctatcccttccctatggtgtagacgtgatagtgtgactgcatgtgaaggatgacttttgagaagtcttaatgagttctatagtttcaatttaagattgaagtggggtgtagcagtaacactctttttGGAAACTcactatctgaatgaggaagtgagccgcttcctatgagaatatgagatttgattctctagagcattctgagaaacaagatatgtccagggccaaattggacaaaacgacacgagcttggcagcaatcttggagatatcacccgtggttgttatcacgaattacatcaaatgttagcagttcaagacatagttcactgtctctagcaaataattccggtaatatctcactaagcaaaggttcaagacatcatggacacctctgcctaaaatggtatttcctgcgctttgtatatgattttcgttttgatggttttggtattactggaacttaggacctaaaggtcactaagggttcactagttcatgctttttcactttggtgaaagatacatatagtctcaccatgtgagaactaaagatgaaagctctcaatactattatgatttatgcaatccatagtatgaccctggggtcaacacacttttgtgtgagggagaggacgtagaaatgactagtagtatgatttcaacacttgcacgatcagtctgtttggatcgtgaggttgggatgttgatttaccaagatctatctgtgttttcatgttttattgagttttcattcatgtggggattgttggaaaacaattaataaaaaaatatattttttaaattttaataaaaatttataatttattgttttattttgtgaatgaaactttttagtcccacatcgtggagtttctaatttttagtagttttaataaactatataaaccttttagtcccacatcggggagtttttcttcttaagttgtatttgtcaattatataaacaaattcactatttttgtaaaatctatgggaaaggtgttgatctatattttagagggacccctaagagaaaatattttgtaaaatctatgggaaaagaATTGATCTATATTCAGAGGGACCCTTAAGGAAAAATATTATATAGGGTTTCTTAaaagttcgcgattttccttcacgattttttcggagttgccaagctcaagttgagcatctaccacatatgctagtagtaggtgtagtaaggATGTTTTGTCCTGGAGATAtctgtcctgtgagggctataacatcactcttgaatGTAATCGGGCACCAATGTTTTAAGGGCAACATGTTGAACACGTAACTCACTCCGTTTTtccaaatttttgtcttgttgctgttgtggagatatgagaagctcgttcgtttcatcaaaccgatcacttccattataaaggagccaAGTCTCAATAACTTttgattatttgatttttccttatttttgattaTTAAATCAAACAACTGATACTTCGATATATTTCAATATTTAAAGTTCAAATGAAGTTTAGGATTTTATTAACAACGAAATGTTCACATCCCCGAAAACAAAGTGTGAATTTTTGAAGTTCCACCACCTAGTTACGGCTGTTAACATAAACAAACAGCTCCCTAACTAGGCTCCATTACTAAAACTACTCGACACAAACATAACATGCTCAAAATGAGCAGATGCGAGGATAACAGAAATACAAACACAACACAAAAGCCCCAATGACATAAATAGAGTAGATTGTTTTTTACCGGATTCTAATCCCTATCAGCTGTGGGATCATCACCGGCACCAGCCATACCGAAAGTACACCAGTCTTTTGCGCACCAGCTTGGGTAGTTTCTTTGGCATACTGAGCGGCATCCGAAGCCTTCTCTTTCGCAGCTCCAGTTTTCTCTTGCAAGTAACTGCCAGTACTGTCTTTCGCCTCGCCAGCACGTTCTTTGGCAGCCTGGGCAGTGTCAGATGTCTTTTGCGCGGTACTGTCCTTTGTCTGTTGAGCATGGCCTCGGGCAGCCTGAGCAGTCTCTGACGCCTTGTCCTTTGCTTGGCTAGCTTTATCCTTCACTGCGTCCATTGCATGTTCCGTCTTTTCCTGCATATCAATCCATCATATGTTAAAATACAAACGGAAAATCCATGAACAACATCGTTCGTATAAGATACTTATCAATATTGCACAAAAAGGAGATGGAGAGATAGATAACCTGAGTGCGGCCTTTGGTTTCACCAGCTTTGTAGCTTTGAGATTGACCATGGGAATCCATTTTTGTTAATCTTCTTGAAGATCACCGAAGTAGACTGTGAGCAGGAACAAATTATTAAATTAGATAGTAAACTGTGAATTATTAGAAAGAATGTGTGAGAAACCGGTGTTTCCCTCTACATATTTATAATTCAGCTAAATGAGCTGACTGATAACACGTGTCCTAAAAGTCAACACGTGTCTGCTACTTGTCAACACGTAGAAGGCTCCGTAATGACTATCAAAGTTTTGTTTCAGCTTTTGCCACTCGGGTGCATCTCAGTACCCATATGCTTCATTTCAAAAAATTAAACTTccgttttctttttttattagattaaatagtTAATGTGACGGTGGAAggataataaattaaaataattaaggatatttttgaatttttacATAAATCTAATTTTCCCATACAACATTTAGGTCCCATCTGCTAATTTAAGCCCCCAAGGTCCCATCCTTACAACCCCAACAATACGATTCTCTTTTTAACACCATACTCGGCAACCTAGAGACTCTTCACCCCGCTCAACCTTACCGTATCATATTCCTCGTATTAAAACACTTTCCCGCTCCCATCATGACCCTTTCTCGGTCGCGCGAGAAACCTTTGAATAGACGTACCCTACTCGAAACTAGCGTCGCAACCACAAACCAACAGGTATGGGATTATTAAGTTTTCTTCTAATCTAACTAATTTAATCTTCAACAACCAAGTCATCAAAATTAGGGTCTGGTCGTCTTGCTTTgatttttagggattttttgtttttgtttttttcttctgaagATTTTGAATTTAGGGCTTCTGATTTCTTATTCATTCTCAGTGCCGATTAGCTTAAGTTCTGCTGTGGTGTTTACCGCTTTTAAAGTATAAAATTTCGTGTCTGAATTTAGGTTTTGTGTTTGAAGAAGCCAAAGGTGTTTGATTGAATTCCGCAATGGAAAATTCATCTCGTGTGACCGAAAAGATGCGTGAACTTGAGCTAGAGGAAAAATTTCTAGATTTTCCACCGCATAATCCACATACGGAAGAAGACTCTGTTAGGCATGTATATATTGATTTTCCACCACATGATCCACATATGGAAGAAGACTCTGATAGGTATGTATATATTCTTTCTTAATTTCATTCTCTATTGTCATCGATTAATTAGTACTATATATTGCTGTTATTTATGCAAATTGATCTTTGCATTTGCTTTTATTAATTCGTACTATATATTCTTTGTATTAGTGAAGAGGAAGTTTGGATTTCAAAGTCCCGCAAGAGAAGAGGTTTAAGTAATATGTATGAGGCgggagaggaagaggaagattttTCTCCTCAGGAACTTGGTCCATGCACTCTGTCTGTGGGGAATTACAAGAATGGCAAAACGCTGAGTTGTTTTTAGTTAGGGCTTCTCAGAAATAATGAGCTATGCATAAGCACTTTATTCATGCACGCCGATCCCAATAAAAAGTTTTTCACGTACAGTGATATGGACTATATCTTTCTGTAAGTTGTTACTTTTTGAGATTTCTCAAATAGCTGATAGATGAGATGAGCCATTCACGCAATGGTTAATTGGGAAAGATGAGATGAGCCATTCATGCAATTGTCAATTGGGAAAACAGATTATGAATGTATTCCAGTCGAATCAATGGTCAATACAGCTTGTAGATGACCTTGTTACTTATCACAATTGATAATTGTCCGTCTTTTTGCATATGTAGCAGCCAACTGGAATGGTTTCCAAATGTTTAACATAAGCATACTGTTATAACTTTTGCAGGAGATGGCCATTCCCGGGGGTAAGTATAAAGAAGAAGCTAGAAACCATACAACCGTTTGGGGTTCCTGGAGGAAAGATCATCAGTGGGGTTACAAGTGCTGCCAGCAGGTTACAAGGAACAGTTATTGCACGAGAACTGCTGGTGTTAAGGCCAATGCTGCAAgtcataaaaaaagaagaagaaagaaacctGAAGCTAATAGGTTTGAGGATGTCGAAGATTTCATAGGTGAGTACTTCAGCTTTGCCAATCTTCTCAATGCATAAAGACGTGGAGTGACAAACAGAAAACCTGCTGCAACAGAGGAGCTTGCTCTATGCAGAGTTATATCTGTTCTTCCTTACTTGTGTACCTATTCTCCAGAATTTTCACTTGTTTCTGACTCACATTGATAGAGGAGGCACCTCTTTTTGAACAGTGTATGGAGAGTCGGTATCGAGATCCACTAGAGTCTTTATCTTTTCTCATTCGATTGTTATGCTCCATAATTATTTGTGGGATTTGCAGCCCGTTATTGTGGATAGTAGATGCTCGAAAAGCTGACTTCCACCAGCTGAGATCATAGAATATGGGTAGAAATATCCTCTTTCCCTCCGTGTCTCTCTTCTGCAGCTTGATGCCAAGTTTTGGTTAGACTGGCTCTTTGTAATGTTTCTAGATTCTCCACTTGTTTGGACAAGAGATTTTGTGTCTgtattttgtttgatgtttttCATATATACTAATATATCCCATGTGCTTCATATTTTTCAGAGGTGCATTCATGAAGAAGTTCAAGACCACAGCCTCTAACTCCGCATTACTGTAATTGGGATTATTAGGAAAGTAGAATCATTCTTGTTCAAACGTGTCTTTGTAAATGTCAGGTTTTATCCTTTGGTCAGGCATTAGAGCGTTACGTTGCTTTAACATCAATGTTCTGAGTTTGTGCCTAATGGGTCTTAGGGGTCTGATCGTCTTCCATACTCTCCTGAGCATTGTACAATACTACAATTTatagaattttttctttctttaaaagGCAGCATGCTCCTCCAAGATAAACCTAGTTTGAATATTGAAACTCCAAGGCAAATATGTCAGAACCCATAACATGTTGAGAAGTATTAACTGTCTTTAAACTGAACAAAATTTAATATGAGACCTTCTTTACTTCCTGTTGGCAGTCTTTTAGGTGTCGGCTGTTCCTGTTCTGAACACCAAACTTGGCAACCTTGAGAGTCCTGCTGTTCACAACCTTGCAAGACCAAATCCCTTCTGCCGTAGTTATCAGCAAGCTGGTTGGTAACAGGCTTTTCTACTGATATTCTGCGGTTTCTTAAACCAAATAGTCTTAGAAGTTGCAAAAGCAACAGAGATATAagtttagttttagggtttctttctGGTCTGTATAGCTTCCTGAATCtgaatttggctgaaatattattattattttatttttttgtaagttATGGAGGTAGTAAAGAAGCACAAATCTACCAGCataattgatgatgaagaaaagtacaagaagaagaagatgaagagagatTTCAAAAATTTATCACAATCTACTCCTCTTCTTCCAGGTAAAAATCCTCTTCCCGAGTAATTAATAATCGATGAGGTTTTGACGAGATTACCAGCTTGGGCGCTTGTCAGATGCAGCACTGTAAGTAAGTTATGGTGCAATTCTATTTTCAATGATACAAGATTTGCTGCACGACACTTTGCTCTTAAGAAAAGTAAGAATCTCGTATTCAATCTCCTTAATGTTGATATTGATGGTGGGGTAAGTGTTTGTTTTTTCGATTTACTAGACAATTACAAGGATGATAATGTGTTTATTGATATTGAATTACTGAAGGGCATAAATTTCTCCATAGCAACCGAACTGGTAGGTTACTGTAATGGTGGAGATAAGGGATATGGTGGAGTAAATGTCGTTAACCCTGTTAGGGGTGAAACGCTTTCCCTCACTTGTTTCATTCCTCGTACTGGTACTGAATATCTGTgtcatggttttggttttgattcattATCGAAAGAATATAAGATTGTAATAATCTATACTACCTGTAACTCACAGGAAGAAGAGGAGCAGGTGTTTGTTTGCATGATTATTACATTGGGAACTAATTCATGGAGAACGAAAGTTACTAGAAATTCTAATATCTCACCACCACCTGGTTCTTCTCCTTTTCCTAGGAGAATGGTAACAAAAGCTTGGAAAAAAGATCAAAGATCAGCCACCCTTTGTGGGAATGACCTTTTGTGGAGGATAACGAACTATAAACAAGGAGGAGGAGAACAAGGTGATGCCGGTGCTGGCAATATGAATGGATATCCTGATGATAACGGCGGTGGTAATGTAGTTCTTAATGGAGTTCCTCCTAATGGTGGTGGTAATATGAATGGAGTtcctaatgataataataatgagATTGAGGAAATGTTTCTTTCGTTTGACATGCACAACGAGAAGATACAGTTCATTCAGTTACCAACTAGATAAACTACACCCGTATCGACTGATCGTCACCGTATAACATTATTGGATCATCATCTTCTGGAGTTTAAAGGATATCCTTGTGTTGCACGTTCTGAGAAGATATTAGTAAACAAAAAGTATCATCATCGACACCGTGACTGTGATAATGATCAAGgtgatttttgttgttgtataTTCAAGGTACATCTGTATTTGTTGGAGGACAAGGTCAAGCAAGTATGGGTCAAAGAGTCTAGATTCATGGTAACTCTCAAGAAGGAAGCCTTACTACCACCCCCCTACAGTAGTTTCTTCGAGGCTACAATGACTACTACCCCTCCTACACGTATATTTGGGTTTGTCAGATAATGTGTTAGTGTATTGGTTTGATGGGGATTGTCTTATATACTGGAACCCCAGAATGAGTCATATCAAGGTTGTAAAAGGCTCCCTCTCCATTTCTAAGAAAATCCAGGATATTTTGAATCTAAGAAGAAAGGGATCTCCGCAGGCTGTGGAATTGGCGAGGATGATAATATTCAGTGCCCGTACATGGATTATCAGCTGCACGCTCAAGTGGAGAACATCCTCTCTCTGAAATCCTTCATTCCTCAAGGAGGAGTAACTATATGTGGTGTATATGAAGGTACCGGTGAATTTCAAGAATACTTAAAATCAAATATAGGAAAATCTCCTGCAGGATGGGTAATCATGGGAGGAAAAGCAGCAAAATATTATGCATTCGATTAGTTAGTTTGTGCATCCTATTATTCGACTTCGATCAGGTAATATTCATCAGCTGAAGATTCCGGAAATTCCAGGGCCTGGGCAAGATTTTGAAATGCTTTT encodes:
- the LOC113353684 gene encoding late embryogenesis abundant protein 7-like: MDSHGQSQSYKAGETKGRTQEKTEHAMDAVKDKASQAKDKASETAQAARGHAQQTKDSTAQKTSDTAQAAKERAGEAKDSTGSYLQEKTGAAKEKASDAAQYAKETTQAGAQKTGVLSVWLVPVMIPQLIGIRIR